From the Streptomyces sp. KMM 9044 genome, one window contains:
- the cofC gene encoding 2-phospho-L-lactate guanylyltransferase, with translation MQWTLVVPLKPLAEAKSRLSDTADDALRPGLALAFAQDTVAAALACRAVRDVVVVTDDTLAGRELAALGAGVVSDEPGSGLNAALAHAAATVRTVRHAGPVAALNADLPALRPAELARVLEDAAAFPRAFLPDTAGVGTTLLTAAATEELRPSFGPGSRARHRAWGAVELRLDAVDSVRQDVDTGNDLRAALALGVGPRTAAAAARLLIAEQ, from the coding sequence GTGCAGTGGACCTTGGTGGTACCCCTGAAGCCGCTGGCGGAGGCCAAGAGCCGGCTCTCCGACACCGCGGACGACGCCCTGCGTCCGGGGCTCGCGCTCGCCTTCGCGCAGGACACGGTGGCGGCCGCCCTGGCATGCCGTGCGGTGCGGGACGTGGTGGTTGTCACGGACGACACCCTGGCCGGCCGTGAGCTGGCCGCGCTGGGTGCGGGTGTCGTCTCCGACGAGCCGGGCAGCGGCCTGAACGCGGCCCTCGCCCACGCGGCCGCCACCGTGCGGACCGTGCGGCACGCGGGTCCCGTGGCGGCACTCAACGCCGATCTCCCGGCGCTGCGCCCGGCCGAACTGGCGCGTGTGCTGGAGGACGCGGCCGCGTTCCCGCGCGCGTTCCTCCCGGATACCGCGGGCGTCGGCACGACGCTGCTCACAGCGGCGGCGACGGAGGAACTGCGGCCGTCCTTCGGTCCCGGCTCCCGGGCCCGGCACCGCGCGTGGGGAGCCGTCGAACTGCGCCTCGACGCGGTGGATTCCGTACGACAGGACGTGGACACGGGGAACGATCTCCGGGCGGCGCTGGCGCTGGGTGTGGGACCCCGCACGGCGGCCGCCGCCGCGCGGCTGCTGATAGCGGAGCAGTAG
- a CDS encoding HU family DNA-binding protein, with the protein MNKAQLVEAIADKMGGRQQAADAVDAVLDAVVRAVVAGDRVSVTGFGSFEKVDRPARYARNPQTGERVRVKKTSVPRFRAGQGFKDLVSGSKKLPRGGEVAVKKAPKGSLSGGASATVKKAAAKKSAAKKATAKRAAGKTAAAKKTTAKKTTAKKATGASAATAKTSAAKKSTAKKSPAKKATATKAPAKKSTARKTTAKKTTARKK; encoded by the coding sequence GTGAACAAGGCGCAGCTCGTAGAAGCGATTGCCGACAAGATGGGCGGCCGGCAGCAGGCCGCCGATGCCGTCGACGCGGTCCTGGACGCCGTCGTCCGTGCTGTGGTCGCGGGTGACCGGGTCTCGGTCACCGGCTTCGGTTCGTTCGAGAAGGTCGACCGCCCGGCCCGGTACGCCCGCAACCCCCAGACCGGTGAGCGGGTTCGGGTCAAGAAGACGTCGGTGCCGCGTTTCCGTGCGGGCCAGGGTTTCAAGGACCTGGTGAGCGGCTCGAAGAAGCTGCCGCGCGGTGGTGAGGTCGCCGTCAAGAAGGCGCCCAAGGGCAGTCTGTCCGGCGGGGCTTCCGCGACGGTGAAGAAGGCCGCCGCGAAGAAGAGCGCCGCCAAGAAGGCGACGGCGAAGCGGGCCGCGGGAAAGACGGCCGCCGCGAAGAAGACCACCGCCAAGAAGACGACCGCCAAGAAGGCCACCGGCGCGTCCGCGGCGACCGCCAAGACCTCCGCCGCGAAGAAGTCGACCGCCAAGAAGTCCCCGGCGAAGAAGGCGACGGCCACGAAGGCGCCCGCCAAGAAGTCGACCGCACGCAAGACCACCGCCAAGAAGACCACCGCCCGCAAGAAGTAG
- a CDS encoding lysophospholipid acyltransferase family protein has product MPRRRIGFAYRFAAVICKPPLVVLLKRDWRGMGNIPAHGGFITAVNHNSYIDPVAYAHFQYNTGRVPRFLAKSGLFNKGFVGAMMRGTGQIPVYRESTDALSAFRAAIDAVERGECVAFYPEGTLTRDPDGWPMTGKTGAARVALQTRCPVVPVAQWGANEVLPPYASKPHLFPRKTHRVLAGPPVDLDRFYGREMTPELLKEATEAIMAAVTRQLEEIRGERAPEEPYDPQSERVEQRRKTLAQTRRRGHAGPSGRGPAEHRHQERQNEQRWPGEGAAAREEGLNT; this is encoded by the coding sequence GTGCCGCGCCGCAGAATCGGCTTCGCTTACCGCTTCGCCGCGGTGATCTGCAAACCTCCGCTGGTGGTTCTGCTCAAGCGGGACTGGCGCGGAATGGGGAACATTCCGGCCCATGGTGGATTTATCACCGCGGTAAATCACAATTCGTACATTGACCCCGTCGCCTACGCGCACTTTCAGTACAACACCGGTCGTGTTCCGCGATTCCTGGCGAAGAGCGGTCTTTTCAACAAGGGATTCGTCGGGGCCATGATGCGCGGCACCGGGCAGATCCCCGTCTACCGCGAGAGTACGGACGCGCTCAGTGCCTTCCGGGCCGCGATCGACGCCGTGGAGCGCGGCGAATGCGTCGCCTTCTACCCCGAGGGCACCCTCACCCGCGACCCGGACGGCTGGCCCATGACCGGCAAGACCGGCGCCGCGCGGGTCGCCCTGCAGACCAGGTGCCCCGTCGTCCCGGTCGCGCAGTGGGGCGCCAACGAGGTGCTGCCGCCGTACGCCTCCAAGCCTCACCTCTTCCCGCGCAAGACGCACCGCGTGCTGGCCGGACCGCCGGTCGACCTGGACCGCTTCTACGGCCGGGAGATGACACCCGAACTGCTCAAGGAGGCGACCGAGGCCATCATGGCCGCGGTGACCCGCCAGCTGGAGGAGATCCGCGGCGAGAGGGCCCCCGAGGAGCCCTACGATCCGCAGAGCGAACGCGTGGAGCAGCGCCGAAAGACCCTGGCCCAGACCCGGCGCAGGGGCCACGCCGGTCCGTCCGGGCGCGGACCGGCGGAACACCGGCACCAGGAACGGCAGAACGAACAGCGGTGGCCCGGAGAAGGTGCCGCCGCGCGGGAAGAGGGGCTGAACACGTGA
- the leuD gene encoding 3-isopropylmalate dehydratase small subunit has translation MEAFTTHTGRAVPLRRSNVDTDQIIPAHWLKKVTRDGFEDGLFEAWRKDPEFVLNRPEREGATVLVAGPDFGTGSSREHAVWALQNYGFKTVVSSRFADIFRGNSLKNGLLTVVIEQKIVDALWQLTERDPEAEITVDLEAREVRAEGITAAFELDENSRWRLLNGLDDISITLQNEADIATYEAKRPSFKPRTLTAQGA, from the coding sequence ATGGAAGCATTCACCACGCACACCGGCCGGGCCGTCCCGCTGCGCCGCAGCAACGTCGACACCGACCAGATCATCCCCGCCCACTGGCTCAAGAAGGTGACGCGGGACGGGTTCGAGGACGGGCTGTTCGAGGCCTGGCGCAAGGACCCGGAGTTCGTGCTCAACCGCCCCGAGCGCGAGGGAGCCACGGTCCTGGTCGCCGGCCCCGACTTCGGTACCGGCTCCTCCCGTGAGCACGCCGTCTGGGCGCTGCAGAACTACGGCTTCAAGACCGTGGTCTCCTCCCGCTTCGCCGACATCTTCCGCGGCAACTCGCTGAAGAACGGCCTGCTCACCGTCGTCATCGAGCAGAAGATCGTGGACGCGCTCTGGCAGCTCACCGAGCGGGACCCCGAGGCCGAGATCACCGTCGACCTCGAGGCTCGCGAGGTGCGCGCCGAGGGGATCACCGCCGCCTTCGAGCTCGACGAGAACTCACGCTGGCGGCTGCTGAACGGGCTCGACGACATCTCCATCACCCTGCAGAACGAGGCGGACATCGCCACCTACGAGGCGAAGCGCCCGTCGTTCAAGCCGCGGACACTCACGGCGCAGGGCGCCTGA
- a CDS encoding NAD(P)H-dependent glycerol-3-phosphate dehydrogenase yields MSKPVKAAVFGTGSWGTAFGMVLADAGCDVVLWARRPGLVEAVNSTRTNPDYLPGVELPANLRATTDAAEAAHDADFTVLTIPSQTLRDNLAGWKPLLAPDTVLVSLMKGVELGSAMRMSEVIEDVSGVGADRIAVVTGPNLAREVAARMPAATVVACTDEAVARRLQAACHTPYFRPYTNTDVVGCELGGAVKNVIGLAVGIADGMGLGDNAKGSLITRGLAETTRLGVALGADPLTFAGLAGLGDLVATCSSPLSRNHTFGTNLGKGMTLEETVAVTRQTAEGVKSCESVLDLARRYGVDMPLTETVVGIVHEGKPPVVALKELMSRSAKPERH; encoded by the coding sequence GTGAGCAAGCCGGTCAAGGCGGCCGTCTTCGGCACCGGATCGTGGGGTACGGCCTTCGGCATGGTGCTCGCCGACGCCGGATGCGACGTGGTGCTGTGGGCGCGACGCCCCGGACTCGTCGAAGCGGTCAACTCCACCCGCACCAACCCCGACTACCTGCCCGGAGTCGAACTCCCGGCGAACCTGCGGGCCACCACGGACGCCGCCGAGGCCGCGCACGACGCCGACTTCACCGTCCTCACGATCCCCTCCCAGACGCTGCGCGACAACCTCGCCGGATGGAAGCCGCTGCTCGCCCCGGACACGGTCCTGGTGTCGCTGATGAAAGGCGTCGAACTCGGCTCCGCCATGCGGATGAGCGAGGTGATCGAGGACGTCTCCGGGGTCGGCGCCGACCGGATCGCCGTGGTCACCGGACCCAACCTCGCCCGGGAGGTCGCCGCCCGGATGCCGGCCGCCACCGTCGTCGCCTGCACCGACGAGGCCGTCGCCCGGCGGCTCCAGGCCGCCTGCCACACGCCGTACTTCCGCCCGTACACCAACACCGACGTCGTCGGCTGCGAACTGGGCGGCGCCGTGAAGAACGTGATCGGGCTGGCCGTCGGCATCGCGGACGGCATGGGGCTCGGTGACAACGCCAAGGGCTCGCTCATCACCCGCGGGCTCGCCGAGACCACCCGGCTCGGGGTCGCGCTCGGCGCGGACCCGCTGACCTTCGCCGGACTCGCGGGCCTCGGCGACCTGGTGGCCACCTGCTCCTCACCGCTCTCGCGCAACCACACCTTCGGCACCAACCTCGGCAAGGGCATGACCCTGGAGGAGACCGTCGCGGTCACCAGGCAGACCGCCGAGGGTGTCAAGTCCTGCGAGTCGGTGCTGGACCTCGCCCGTCGGTACGGCGTCGACATGCCGCTCACCGAGACGGTCGTCGGCATCGTGCACGAGGGCAAGCCCCCGGTGGTCGCCCTCAAGGAGCTGATGTCGCGCAGCGCGAAGCCGGAACGACACTGA